A window of Companilactobacillus allii genomic DNA:
TTATCAAATCTTGCTTGCCAATCACCCTTTGTAAGTGATGGTGGTAAGACAAAGGTTCCTGATGATACTTGTTGATCCTTCTTTAAGGTCTTATTTTGCGTTGCCAATTTATCCACCAACCACTTGAGTGACTTGAGTGGATTCCCCAATACTTCTGTTGACTTACCTGATTTCAATTCTTCCCCATTATGAAGCAAGGTACAGTTAACATTTTCCAATGCATCAACTGTCTTGAACAGCTTAGTATCAAATTCATCCCCGTATACTACCAAACCACCAACTGCGGCATCTGCCATAACCATATACTTTGATAAACTAGGGAACCAATCGCTAAATCTAGAATCAGGAACCTCAAGTGCTGGTGCAACTGCTGTCTTGTTCAACAGATCTTCTAGCGTGTCATCTGTACTTAGATCTTCCTTGGCTCGGAAACAAAGTTCCACTTCTACTAGTGGTTCCATCAAGTCATCTAGTTTTACTGATGTTGGTGCATGTAGAAAGTGACTTTTTAGTTGAGCTCCATATAGCGGTTCATCTGAATCAAACATATCTTGAGTCTGTTTACTGGTAAGAGACACTTTATAGCCTCCCACTGGTTCATTCTTCAATCTGGTTAATTCATCTTGAACTCGATACGCTGTCTCATCATTTGTTGCGTAATTTGACCAGTCATCTTCATTCAGTGGGTTTTGAGATTTCCATGAATTGTAAAGTGCTTGTGTTAGTTCAGCTTCATTTGTAGATAATCTTGTACTTGTTAGGGTTTCAGTTGTATTTTGTGTCATAGGTAGAGCCTCCATTTATTTTTGTTATATTCGATATATTAATCTGACCTTTAATCTGACCTTCACTAATATTGGATTCCATAGAGACTCACCTCTTCTAATTTTATTTTAATTAATAAAAAACAAAAGACGCCCTAAGATGAACTAAATCATCAAAGGGCGTCTAAACGCGTTACCACCTTTATTTGCATACATATCACTACATACACCTTGAACAAACTAATACTAATTTGTCAGCACGATAATGGGTGCAACCAGTGACTTCTAATAGGATTCAAAGCACAACTATCAGGTGATAATAATTATTTAGGTAATATATTGTCTCGCATCTACCGACAACTTTCTGAGATACCTTGAAATAGTTAAGTTCCTGATCAACGTCTTTCTTGTTTGTTATTGGTTGTAAATTTATACCCTTTTATTAGATATGTCAATACTAAAATTAAAATAATTAATTATTTTCTAATTTGAGATAATCCAAAACGAAACTTCCGACCGCTTTAGCTGCGATGATCAAACATTTCTCATTCATTAGAAAATCCGGACTATGATGTGGATGATTGGCATGATCATCAGTCATACATCCGACATAGAAAAACGTACTTGGTAACTTTTGTGCGAAATAACTGAAATCTTCAGATGGTTGTTGAACTCCACAATCAAAGACCTTAGTAACTTCTGGGATATCAGCATTCTTAATACTGTCAACAACACGCTTAGTCAAAGTTTCATCGTTAACAAGAACCGGATAGTTATCGTCATAATCAATTTCACACTTAACTTTAAACATTGACTCTACACCATGTGCAATTGTCGTTATTTCCTCACGGATTCTTTTACGAGTGGATTCCTTCATTACACGAACGTCACCTTTTAAAACTACTGACTCTTTAATAGCGTTAAAAGAACCAACTCCATCAAAGGATCCAATTGTAACGCTTGCCGTATCAAATGGGTCAATTCTTCGTGAAACGACAGTTTGTAACGCCGTTACAAAGTAACTTCCAGCGACAATTGCATCATTTGATAATTGTGGCATTGATGCATGACCACCCTTACCAGTGAACTTAATCGTGAAATTAGAACGGCCTGTCTGAGTTTCCCCAGTATGATATCCGATCGTTCCAGTTTCCATTGAAGTCATTACATGAACTCCAACAACATTGTCTACTCCACTTAAAGCACCATCTTCGATCATAGACTTAGCTCCACCAGGAGCAACTTCTTCACCCGGTTGGTGGATTATCCTGATACTCCCGGCTAATTGATCTTTTAGCTCAATAAGACTTCTTGCGACTATCATCAAGTAAGCGGTATGACCGTCATGCCCACAAGCGTGCATTACACCAGGATTCTGTGACTTAAATGGTAAGTCATTGTCCTCTTGCACTGCCAAAGCATCAAAGTCAGCACGTAGTGCTAGTTTGGGGCCTGGATTACCTGAATCAATATCAACAATGATTCCATATCCATCCCCACAGTCTCTGACACTACAATCTAGATTTTTATAAAACTTTTTAATATAAGCTGCTGTATTTTTTTCTTCAAACGAAACCTCTGGATGCGCATGTAAATATTCTCTTATTTGGATTATTTCATCTTTCGAATCATCTAGTTTTTTCATTAATTGTTCACACAAATTTCCCACAAAATTACCTCCTCGAAATTAACTCATACATTTATTTTCTCACAGAATTATTCAGAAGGTACAAAAAAAGACTACCAAATGGTAGTCTCAATATATTCTTCAATTATTCGTGGTTCATTTGATCCATGAATGCCTTAAATGATGACTTCTTAATGTCAGCACCCTTTTTACTAGCCTTTGATTCAGCCAAATGGGCTAATCTTTTCTTCTCACTCTTGTCTAACTTTTTCATCCTTAATACCTCCATGTCTTTTTAAGATCATATGAGTTATTGCAAAGGAAATAGTAGGCGCGTATGCGTTAGGCTCTTTCTAAAGTAATTCATATTATGTAACAACTACATAATAGTTCTTTCATTCTAGAATGCAACTATTTAGAAAAAGGCACGATCATGGATTCCCATGTAACGGCGATACAAGAAGCGAATTCCGTAAGCAATCGCTGCAACGATGAAGTATCCAATTCCACCAAGTGTTGGATTAATTGCTGCTGGTACAAATGACATTGCTCCTAAGAATACGAACATCAACATCAAACCGAATACCAAATATCCGATTGTGATTCCCCAACCTGGACGTTCGCTCTTTGGTTTTTTCATTTGGATATTGAACCATGTCAATAATGTTCCCCACATTGCTGAAAGGATAAGCAATGTAAAGATACCTGTTTGATTATTTGGATCCGACTTCTTAGTTGTGAAAGCTACAACTCCGTATAACAAGCCAAATAATGCAAAGAACAACAATGATGTATCAATTGCTGAAGCCCAAAATGGTTGTTTCTTTACAGGCTTTTTAGGATGTACGATTTCAGTAGCTTTTTTAGTAACTGGACCATACAACGTATTAGCTGTAACACCTTTGATCTGATTCTCAATAATCTCTGACATTAAATCATCGATTGATTGTTTAGCTTCATCTTCAGTAAATCCACCGTCCACTAAGAATCTATTCAATCTGAAGACATATTCTTCATTTTTATTACTTAATCTAGCACGTAAGTCATCTGGTGATGCTGACGCAATTTTTTCTTGTGTCTCTATATTCTTAACTTTTTTAGCAGCATTACCCTTTTGTTTTTCCGCTGCTTGCTTATTCTTCTCTCTTAAATCTTCAGCCATTAATTCTCCCCCAAATTAGACGTTGAATCTAAATTCTATGATGTCACCGTCTTGTACTTCGTAATCCTTACCTTCAACACGTAACTTACCAGCTTCTTTAACTGCTTGTTCACTACCTAATTCATCTAATGCGTCAAATGACATAACTTCGGCACGAATGAATCCACGTTCAAAGTCAGAATGAATAATTCCGGCAACTTGTGGTGCCTTCATACCTTTATGGAATGTCCATGCACGTGTTTCTTTTCCACCAGCAGTGAAGAATGTTCTAAGTCCTAACAACTTATAACTAGCCTTGATCAACTTATCAAGACCAGACTCTTTAACACCCTCTGCTTCAAGGAAGTCACGTCTGTCATCATCATCTAATTCAGCAATTTCTTCTTCTGTCTTAGCTGAAACACCAATAACTTCAGCATTTTCCTTTTTGGCATAATCTTCAATGATCTTGTAGTACTTAGATGTTTCTGGGTCGGCCATATCATCTTCGGCAATATTAGCAACATACAAAACAGGCTTTGAAGTTAATAGGAATAGTCCCTTAACAATTTCTGCTTCATCTTCATCGAAGTCAATTGTTCTAACCGCACCACCATCTTCTAGAACTGGCTTAATCTTTTTAAGTACTTCAAACTCTTCTTGAGCATCTTTATCTTTAGCACTCTTAGCCATCTTTTCTACTTTGGCATAACGCTTATTGACACTATCAAGATCTGAAATACTCAACTCTAGATTAATTGTTTCAATGTCATCTAGTGGATCAACTGTACCTGTAACACTAGTAATATTGTCATCATCAAAAGCACGAACAACGTGCACAATAGCATCAACTTGACGAATATTCTCGAGGAACTTATTACCAAGTCCCTCACCCTTACTAGCACCCTTAACGATTCCGGCAATATCTGTAAATTCAAATGTTGTGTGAATCAATTTCTTAGCAGGAATCAAACTATCGATTCTTGATAAACGTTTGTCAGGTACCTCAACCATACCGACATTAGGGTCGATTGTAGCGAATGGATAGTTCGCCATTTCTGCACCAGCTTTTGTGATGGCATTGAATAATGTTGATTTTCCGACGTTTGGTAATCCTACGATTCCGGCAGTTAAAGCCATTATAAATTATCCTCATTTCCATTAATATTAGGTTGTACAATTTGTGTCTGCTTCAAATAAAATTCTTCTTGGCTCACATCAACTTGCGCAGCTTCAGTAATCACTTTTTTAAGTTTCTTATTAAATTCATTTCTAGGAATCATTACGATATGTCCACATCCTAAGCACTTAACTTTAATATCTGCGCCCATTCGAA
This region includes:
- a CDS encoding DUF951 domain-containing protein encodes the protein MFNLGDIVMMKKPHACGANKWEIIRMGADIKVKCLGCGHIVMIPRNEFNKKLKKVITEAAQVDVSQEEFYLKQTQIVQPNINGNEDNL
- a CDS encoding DUF1129 family protein, coding for MAEDLREKNKQAAEKQKGNAAKKVKNIETQEKIASASPDDLRARLSNKNEEYVFRLNRFLVDGGFTEDEAKQSIDDLMSEIIENQIKGVTANTLYGPVTKKATEIVHPKKPVKKQPFWASAIDTSLLFFALFGLLYGVVAFTTKKSDPNNQTGIFTLLILSAMWGTLLTWFNIQMKKPKSERPGWGITIGYLVFGLMLMFVFLGAMSFVPAAINPTLGGIGYFIVAAIAYGIRFLYRRYMGIHDRAFF
- a CDS encoding 2-keto-4-pentenoate hydratase — protein: MTQNTTETLTSTRLSTNEAELTQALYNSWKSQNPLNEDDWSNYATNDETAYRVQDELTRLKNEPVGGYKVSLTSKQTQDMFDSDEPLYGAQLKSHFLHAPTSVKLDDLMEPLVEVELCFRAKEDLSTDDTLEDLLNKTAVAPALEVPDSRFSDWFPSLSKYMVMADAAVGGLVVYGDEFDTKLFKTVDALENVNCTLLHNGEELKSGKSTEVLGNPLKSLKWLVDKLATQNKTLKKDQQVSSGTFVLPPSLTKGDWQARFDNGLGNVDLEVK
- a CDS encoding amidohydrolase — its product is MKKLDDSKDEIIQIREYLHAHPEVSFEEKNTAAYIKKFYKNLDCSVRDCGDGYGIIVDIDSGNPGPKLALRADFDALAVQEDNDLPFKSQNPGVMHACGHDGHTAYLMIVARSLIELKDQLAGSIRIIHQPGEEVAPGGAKSMIEDGALSGVDNVVGVHVMTSMETGTIGYHTGETQTGRSNFTIKFTGKGGHASMPQLSNDAIVAGSYFVTALQTVVSRRIDPFDTASVTIGSFDGVGSFNAIKESVVLKGDVRVMKESTRKRIREEITTIAHGVESMFKVKCEIDYDDNYPVLVNDETLTKRVVDSIKNADIPEVTKVFDCGVQQPSEDFSYFAQKLPSTFFYVGCMTDDHANHPHHSPDFLMNEKCLIIAAKAVGSFVLDYLKLENN
- the ychF gene encoding redox-regulated ATPase YchF; protein product: MALTAGIVGLPNVGKSTLFNAITKAGAEMANYPFATIDPNVGMVEVPDKRLSRIDSLIPAKKLIHTTFEFTDIAGIVKGASKGEGLGNKFLENIRQVDAIVHVVRAFDDDNITSVTGTVDPLDDIETINLELSISDLDSVNKRYAKVEKMAKSAKDKDAQEEFEVLKKIKPVLEDGGAVRTIDFDEDEAEIVKGLFLLTSKPVLYVANIAEDDMADPETSKYYKIIEDYAKKENAEVIGVSAKTEEEIAELDDDDRRDFLEAEGVKESGLDKLIKASYKLLGLRTFFTAGGKETRAWTFHKGMKAPQVAGIIHSDFERGFIRAEVMSFDALDELGSEQAVKEAGKLRVEGKDYEVQDGDIIEFRFNV